From the Syntrophorhabdaceae bacterium genome, one window contains:
- a CDS encoding HDOD domain-containing protein encodes FPETVNALKILPVQLLAEKVETKEEFELCLDLGFDYFQGYFFEKPSIIEGSTASPSQIVLLEIFNELSREKDIEIIDKLFKKSPELDLKLLNFINSASFYIRQKINSIRHAILILGYRNLQKWISLLLFAKTGVDIKSNPLLERAAIRGLIVEGLANRITKNRNIGDSGFITGIISLSHAMLNVSTEEITEKLNLSEEIRVAILNREGLLGDLLSLVEMLERNEIENAIPLIEKYNLTPEEVFKFETNAIVNFESMDISNL; translated from the coding sequence AATTCCCCGAAACAGTAAATGCTTTAAAGATACTCCCTGTTCAGCTATTGGCTGAGAAGGTGGAGACAAAAGAGGAATTTGAGTTATGCCTTGATCTGGGCTTTGATTATTTTCAGGGATATTTCTTCGAAAAACCATCAATCATAGAAGGTTCTACTGCATCTCCATCTCAGATAGTTCTCCTGGAGATATTCAATGAACTTTCAAGGGAGAAAGATATCGAAATTATAGACAAGTTGTTTAAAAAGAGCCCGGAACTGGATTTGAAACTTCTCAATTTTATAAATTCCGCATCTTTCTATATAAGACAGAAGATCAACTCCATCCGTCATGCCATACTTATACTGGGATACAGAAATCTCCAGAAATGGATATCCCTCCTTCTCTTTGCAAAGACAGGGGTGGATATAAAATCAAATCCCCTTTTGGAGAGAGCAGCCATAAGGGGTCTTATAGTTGAAGGCCTTGCCAACAGGATTACAAAAAACAGAAACATCGGTGATAGTGGTTTTATAACAGGCATCATATCTTTATCCCATGCCATGCTCAATGTATCCACAGAAGAGATAACAGAAAAACTCAATCTTTCAGAAGAGATAAGGGTTGCTATTCTAAATAGAGAAGGTTTATTAGGAGACCTTTTATCGCTCGTGGAGATGCTGGAGAGGAATGAAATAGAAAATGCCATACCTTTAATTGAGAAATACAATTTGACGCCTGAAGAGGTATTCAAATTTGAGACAAATGCCATCGTTAATTTTGAAAGCATGGATATCTCAAATCTGTAA
- the tsaB gene encoding tRNA (adenosine(37)-N6)-threonylcarbamoyltransferase complex dimerization subunit type 1 TsaB: protein MEDRLILAIDNSLEYLTIVLSVEDRLMDERHIKGTKAPSEIIAVRVLDALKQNSYSVDDINLIIVTLGPGSFTGIRVGIAFCKGLSSGKNIPLIGVPTLDVLASTFMSMGGYYVFPAIDAKKGEVFSSLYYMNNNKIHRITHYTSKRPEDAVKDIKTPCICLGSGVEPCLPFLSGFKDIYIIKEGFRKVSGEALIKEGLKRSLSMGDSAILPIYGRRSEAEIKFQVSVSE from the coding sequence TTGGAAGATAGGCTTATCCTTGCCATAGACAATTCTTTAGAATATCTAACAATAGTCTTATCTGTTGAAGATAGGCTCATGGATGAGAGGCATATAAAGGGAACAAAGGCGCCTTCAGAGATCATTGCAGTGAGGGTGCTTGATGCCCTTAAACAAAACTCATATTCTGTAGATGACATAAACCTCATCATTGTCACATTGGGCCCGGGTTCTTTTACCGGCATAAGGGTAGGCATTGCCTTTTGCAAAGGGTTGAGTTCAGGAAAGAATATACCCCTAATCGGAGTCCCTACCCTTGATGTCCTTGCCTCCACTTTTATGTCCATGGGCGGTTATTATGTATTCCCTGCCATAGATGCAAAAAAGGGGGAGGTATTTTCATCCCTTTATTATATGAATAACAACAAGATTCACCGAATTACCCATTACACATCAAAAAGACCGGAGGATGCGGTAAAGGATATAAAAACACCTTGTATATGCCTTGGTTCAGGAGTAGAACCTTGTTTGCCTTTTCTTTCAGGTTTTAAAGACATCTATATAATAAAAGAAGGTTTTAGAAAGGTTTCTGGAGAAGCTCTAATAAAGGAGGGTTTAAAAAGGAGTCTTTCAATGGGAGATTCGGCAATTTTGCCCATCTATGGGAGGCGTTCTGAGGCAGAAATAAAATTCCAGGTATCTGTTTCAGAATAG